Proteins encoded by one window of Lactobacillus paragasseri:
- a CDS encoding RNA-binding protein produces MEKRQASSFYQHFDESERPTVDYFVGLFNQFLFKNEPILTDFLNPREQYIFREIVGGYAQLYSFGGFSNAEKKRLLLCDWIQAYEPSMFKITLFEIAYPHKWAKLTHSQILGVLTHLGIKLDTFGDIINDENGTWQFFVKTELKNYFLEQVTRVGRTKVKLHEFPLSKVLVQEDDSKELSVITISLRLDAVVSAVTNLSRSQVKKMIEDGEVKLNWHLVAQSNIIVSVQDMLSIRHYGRYEIINLTTTKKGKKRLEIKAWQAKKR; encoded by the coding sequence ATGGAAAAAAGACAAGCTAGTAGTTTTTATCAACATTTTGATGAAAGTGAAAGACCGACGGTAGATTATTTCGTCGGTCTTTTTAATCAATTCTTATTTAAAAATGAGCCGATTTTGACTGATTTCTTAAATCCTAGGGAACAATATATTTTTAGAGAAATTGTTGGTGGCTATGCACAATTGTATAGCTTTGGTGGTTTTTCAAATGCTGAAAAAAAGAGGTTGCTTTTATGCGATTGGATTCAAGCATATGAACCCTCAATGTTTAAAATTACACTTTTTGAAATTGCTTATCCGCACAAATGGGCTAAACTTACTCATAGTCAAATCTTAGGTGTCTTGACCCATCTAGGTATTAAATTAGATACTTTTGGCGATATTATCAATGATGAGAATGGAACGTGGCAGTTTTTTGTTAAAACTGAATTGAAGAATTACTTCCTTGAACAAGTTACTCGTGTTGGTAGGACAAAAGTAAAGTTGCATGAATTTCCACTTTCAAAAGTTTTAGTGCAAGAAGATGATAGTAAAGAATTGAGTGTGATTACCATTTCTTTACGTTTAGATGCAGTGGTTAGCGCTGTTACTAATTTAAGTAGAAGCCAAGTTAAAAAGATGATTGAAGATGGTGAAGTAAAATTAAATTGGCATCTTGTAGCTCAATCTAATATAATTGTTTCTGTACAGGATATGCTTAGTATTCGCCATTATGGTAGATATGAGATTATTAATCTTACCACTACGAAGAAAGGTAAGAAACGACTTGAAATAAAGGCATGGCAAGCAAAGAAAAGGTGA
- a CDS encoding YggT family protein, translated as MIFSIVGWILRIISDLLNIYSFLIVIYTLLTWIPRLLVTKVGRVLGKIVEPYLEIFERFIPPIAGISFAPVVALLVIYFVNNYVLYWIANIIRYVLIR; from the coding sequence ATGATATTTTCAATTGTAGGCTGGATATTACGTATTATCTCTGATTTATTGAATATCTATAGCTTTCTGATTGTAATTTATACTTTACTAACTTGGATTCCAAGGTTACTTGTAACTAAAGTTGGTCGAGTACTAGGAAAAATTGTCGAGCCTTATTTGGAGATATTTGAACGTTTCATCCCTCCAATAGCCGGAATTTCCTTTGCTCCAGTGGTAGCTTTATTAGTAATTTATTTTGTAAATAATTATGTTCTTTATTGGATAGCAAATATAATTAGGTACGTACTTATTAGATAA
- a CDS encoding DivIVA domain-containing protein, whose product MTLTPMDIHNKEFATKLRGYDSKQVDSFLDRIVDAYGDALDQIVDLKNENVELKKRVEKYDKVKDSINESLISAQENAEEIKKKTNVEAQEIIKKANQDADDILKKAQDDGDKKRAELQSQYDTLNHDYDLLKAKVEDFREAVQGMLKDQVKELSDSDWQYYLDKYYGRSRLYPADGSQPVEDESIPDGPMDNEVAPQENVVSANPEVDNNAVNEVNSVQEKEDKPGVLTGDSPVKESMHATEENTQRRDGPVIIFPDDLKNN is encoded by the coding sequence ATGACATTAACGCCAATGGATATTCATAATAAAGAGTTTGCAACTAAACTTCGTGGATATGATTCCAAACAGGTAGATAGTTTTTTAGATCGAATTGTTGATGCATATGGGGATGCACTTGACCAAATTGTTGATTTAAAAAATGAAAATGTTGAGTTAAAAAAACGTGTTGAAAAATATGACAAAGTAAAAGATTCGATTAATGAATCCTTAATTTCTGCACAAGAAAATGCTGAAGAAATTAAAAAGAAGACAAATGTCGAAGCTCAAGAAATTATCAAAAAAGCTAATCAAGACGCGGATGATATTCTTAAAAAGGCTCAAGATGATGGGGATAAAAAGAGAGCCGAACTTCAGAGCCAGTATGATACTTTGAATCATGATTATGATTTGCTTAAGGCAAAAGTTGAAGACTTTAGAGAAGCCGTTCAAGGAATGTTAAAGGATCAAGTTAAAGAATTAAGTGATTCTGATTGGCAATATTACTTAGATAAATATTATGGTCGTTCACGTTTGTATCCAGCAGATGGATCGCAACCAGTTGAAGATGAGTCAATTCCTGATGGTCCAATGGATAACGAAGTAGCACCACAAGAAAATGTTGTATCAGCTAATCCAGAGGTTGACAATAATGCGGTAAATGAAGTAAACTCTGTTCAAGAAAAGGAAGATAAGCCAGGTGTCTTGACCGGAGATAGTCCAGTTAAGGAAAGCATGCATGCTACAGAAGAAAATACCCAGCGGCGTGATGGTCCTGTAATTATTTTCCCGGATGATTTAAAAAATAACTAA